From the genome of Chroicocephalus ridibundus chromosome 1, bChrRid1.1, whole genome shotgun sequence, one region includes:
- the LOC134511278 gene encoding CREB/ATF bZIP transcription factor-like gives MEEVGKGSGGASPSGAVWPLAGAGQAPRGRDGGGEGDPGPARPKQQQPPRREAGALEPRRQEKEAEAPGGPLEVWEQEDWFPGLELGDLLEAARPDWDVDAELSGCFCGEPEPLPPPGQGQGQGQGQRPAAAGRRSGGAGSRLKAAAAARLNRLKKKQYVLGLESRLQGLAAENRQLRDRNRGLSRRLRELERESSYLRAVLANQSALGQLLSRLAGIRAGGLQLSSSLFRDTGSPRRHRQHHLHPAGESSDHDYALPSSRPASLEEAAVVRETEEEWAAPGGICLHVDRDQVSVEFCSICARRAAASFKIFSFRCLPCQAPLCRG, from the exons ATGGAAGAG GTCGGAAAAGGCTCCGGCGGAGCGAGCCCCTCGGGCGCCGTCTGGCCGCTCGCCGGCGCGGGGCAGGCCCCGAGagggcgggatggcggcggggaaggggatccggggccggcgcggcccaaacagcagcagccgccgcggcgggaggcgggcgcCTTGGAGCCGCGGCGGCAGGAGAAGGAAGCGGAGGCGCCCGGCGGTCCGCTGGAGGTGTGGGAGCAAGAGGACTGGTtcccggggctggagctgggagatCTGCTGGAGGCGGCCCGGCCGGACTGGGACGTGGACGCCGAGCTGAGCGGCTGCTTCTGTGGGGAACCGGAGCCGCTGCCCCCgccgggccagggccagggccagggccagggccagaggccggcggcggccgggcggcggagcggcggggctgggagccggctgaaggcggcggcggcggcgcggctgaACCGGCTGAAGAAGAAGCAGTAcgtgctggggctggagagccGCCTGCAGGGCCTGGCTGCCGAGAACCGGCAGCTGCGGGACCGCAACCGCGGCCTGAGCCGCCGCCTGCGAGAGCTGGAGCGGGAGAGCAGCTACCTGCGGGCCGTGCTGGCTAACCAGAGCGCTCTGGGGCAGCTCCTCAGCCGCTTAGCCGGGATCCGCGCCGGcgggctgcagctcagcagcagcctcttcAGGGAcacgggcagcccccgccggcaTCGCCAGCACCATCTCCATCCCGCCGGCGAGAGCAGCGACCACGACTACGCCCTGCCCAGCTCCCGGCCTGCCAGCctggaggaggcggcggtggtGAGGGAGACGGAGGAGGAGTGGGCGGCCCCCGGCGGGATCTGCCTCCACGTGGACCGGGATCAGGTGTCGGTGGAGTTCTGCTCCATCTGTGCTCGGCGAGCAGCGGCCTCCTTCAAAAT